The Arthrobacter alpinus genome contains a region encoding:
- a CDS encoding GH25 family lysozyme, which produces MKKFVPIVLTLTLAIGLGSAVQSPANAVSNSPATLAGTNQFTVKIETGFGTCTGSLIDRQWIATAASCFTEDPSKFASLVAGKPARASKALFGSDAANRDKPGIAITYIQPPDGPNRRDFVLAKLANPVNNIVPLKVSSVLPSAGEKISFTGYGRTSTEWLPTQSHTADFSIATIDSTALEVTPTVQGAGLCAGDSGAPGVRATPTGPELAAVNSRSWQGGCLYVETQNTGAIASRVDDISGWINSVIVEGRRIPGIGNHSVVQIKTTAPSANCLTLQANTGQTVSCKQGLDQQWQLFEISPNTFLLRNSASQECLSGTASPQRAQLIHQASCNIAAPLQSWELVPGTNGQTILKNGGNQSFTGFRTPAASTPAFHSAPQYTVNVEWKLTNVGTYSGTGIQGTPISQSPGAGSAQNPSAAGPRGLEVSEWQSEMNWAAQKTDGITYSYIKATEGNSFTNSHFATQQSASKAAGLLTGAYHLASPDVSTGAEQAHYFVTNGGVWNLKGSTMPPGIDLAANPGTQTDSCYGLTPAQMVSWITDFSNIMVLRVGRLPAIFTTTSWWNQCTANSQAFKDSPLNLVSHEDVPGSLPAGWAAYKTWQYADSATITNPAGTGFPSVFNGSVDELKTYVSTAGTIPAIPELTFPDVPAGRLYYKEISWLANVGVTTGWPDGTFRPASPVNRDAMAAFMYRLAGSPAFTPPATSPFPDVATNNMYYKQITWLNSFGVTTGWPDGTFRPLSPVNRDSMAAFMYRLAGSPAFTPPATSPFPDVATNNMYYKEITWLASTGISTGWPDKTFRPLNSIDRDAMAAFMYRLNSYINNK; this is translated from the coding sequence AGCGAGTTGTTTCACCGAGGATCCGTCGAAGTTTGCATCTCTAGTGGCAGGTAAGCCCGCGAGGGCTTCCAAAGCTCTCTTCGGATCTGATGCAGCAAATCGAGACAAGCCTGGCATTGCCATCACGTACATCCAGCCCCCTGATGGCCCCAACCGGCGCGATTTCGTGCTCGCCAAACTGGCCAATCCCGTCAACAACATTGTGCCCCTAAAAGTCTCGTCCGTTCTCCCCTCGGCAGGGGAAAAAATTAGCTTCACCGGATACGGACGCACAAGTACTGAATGGCTTCCGACGCAGTCACACACCGCCGATTTTAGTATCGCCACCATCGATTCGACAGCACTCGAAGTCACCCCCACCGTTCAAGGAGCCGGGCTCTGCGCGGGAGATAGCGGTGCGCCAGGAGTAAGGGCCACACCCACCGGCCCGGAACTCGCAGCTGTCAATAGCCGAAGTTGGCAGGGAGGCTGTCTCTACGTTGAAACCCAGAACACCGGGGCCATCGCGTCCCGAGTTGATGACATTAGCGGCTGGATCAACTCAGTCATTGTCGAGGGTCGCCGCATTCCTGGTATAGGTAACCACTCGGTCGTACAAATCAAAACAACAGCACCTTCAGCCAACTGCTTGACACTACAGGCGAACACTGGGCAAACGGTGTCCTGTAAACAGGGCTTGGATCAGCAATGGCAACTCTTCGAAATTTCACCCAACACATTCCTCTTGCGCAATAGTGCCTCTCAAGAATGTCTTTCAGGTACGGCCTCTCCTCAAAGAGCCCAACTAATACATCAAGCTAGCTGCAACATCGCCGCGCCCCTCCAGTCGTGGGAGCTTGTGCCTGGAACTAATGGCCAAACCATCTTGAAAAACGGTGGGAACCAATCCTTCACCGGCTTCAGAACGCCAGCAGCCAGCACGCCCGCCTTCCATAGCGCGCCGCAATACACGGTAAACGTCGAATGGAAGCTTACGAATGTCGGAACCTACTCCGGGACGGGCATTCAGGGAACTCCAATCAGCCAATCACCCGGGGCTGGCTCAGCTCAGAATCCTTCTGCTGCCGGACCGCGAGGTCTAGAAGTCAGTGAATGGCAAAGCGAGATGAACTGGGCCGCGCAAAAAACTGATGGGATCACATACTCCTATATCAAAGCCACAGAAGGTAACAGCTTTACCAACTCTCACTTTGCCACTCAGCAAAGCGCTTCCAAGGCTGCAGGTCTACTAACTGGTGCTTATCATCTAGCAAGTCCAGATGTATCAACTGGTGCCGAGCAAGCACACTACTTCGTAACCAACGGCGGGGTATGGAACCTAAAAGGGTCAACCATGCCACCAGGCATTGACCTTGCCGCGAACCCGGGAACCCAAACAGATTCATGCTATGGGCTGACACCGGCGCAGATGGTTTCGTGGATCACAGATTTTTCCAACATCATGGTACTGAGAGTGGGAAGGCTTCCTGCCATCTTCACCACCACGAGCTGGTGGAATCAATGCACAGCAAACAGCCAAGCATTCAAGGACAGTCCTCTGAACCTGGTTTCCCATGAAGATGTTCCGGGATCATTGCCCGCGGGTTGGGCTGCCTACAAAACCTGGCAATATGCCGATAGTGCCACCATCACCAACCCAGCAGGCACTGGGTTCCCCAGCGTTTTCAACGGCTCGGTCGACGAACTCAAGACCTACGTTTCCACGGCCGGAACGATTCCGGCTATCCCGGAGTTGACCTTCCCAGACGTACCTGCCGGCAGGCTTTACTACAAAGAGATCTCTTGGCTGGCGAACGTTGGAGTAACTACCGGTTGGCCAGATGGAACTTTCCGACCGGCGTCACCAGTGAATCGGGACGCGATGGCAGCGTTTATGTACCGGCTTGCGGGGAGCCCGGCGTTCACGCCTCCAGCAACCTCGCCATTTCCTGACGTAGCCACGAATAACATGTACTACAAGCAAATCACTTGGCTCAATTCGTTTGGAGTAACTACGGGTTGGCCAGACGGAACTTTCCGACCGCTTTCTCCGGTGAACCGAGACTCTATGGCAGCGTTCATGTATCGGCTTGCGGGGAGCCCGGCGTTCACGCCCCCAGCAACCTCGCCATTTCCTGATGTAGCCACGAATAACATGTACTACAAGGAAATCACTTGGCTTGCTTCGACCGGTATCTCCACTGGTTGGCCAGATAAGACGTTCCGGCCGCTCAATAGCATCGACAGGGATGCTATGGCAGCGTTCATGTACAGACTCAACAGCTATATCAATAACAAATAG
- a CDS encoding type II toxin-antitoxin system Phd/YefM family antitoxin: protein MNTITSSITVRALRDGLADAVGRAGYGHERVQITKNGKPAAVLIGPEDFELLEQLEMMRDVSEYRVAKAEDSGGRVSLDELRAELEA from the coding sequence ATGAATACGATCACTTCATCCATTACGGTTCGGGCGCTACGCGATGGACTGGCCGATGCCGTGGGGCGTGCCGGCTACGGGCATGAGCGTGTCCAGATCACCAAGAACGGCAAGCCTGCTGCCGTGTTGATTGGGCCTGAGGACTTCGAGCTACTGGAGCAGTTGGAAATGATGCGCGACGTTAGCGAGTACCGCGTTGCCAAAGCCGAGGACAGCGGGGGGCGTGTCAGCCTGGATGAGCTGCGTGCCGAGCTTGAAGCGTGA
- a CDS encoding type II toxin-antitoxin system RelE family toxin, which produces MSSYRVELTTAAAKELRKLDAGIRRRILAGISGLEGDPRPAGCKKLVGEDNAWRIRIGDYRVLYDVQDEVLVVTVVRVAHRRHVYQ; this is translated from the coding sequence GTGAGTTCCTACCGCGTTGAGCTCACCACTGCTGCCGCCAAGGAACTGCGCAAACTTGATGCCGGGATCCGGCGCCGCATTCTGGCCGGTATTTCCGGCCTTGAAGGGGATCCGCGCCCGGCCGGCTGTAAGAAGCTCGTAGGCGAAGACAACGCCTGGCGTATCCGCATCGGTGACTACCGCGTGTTGTATGACGTCCAAGACGAGGTGCTTGTGGTCACCGTCGTGCGAGTCGCCCATCGCCGACATGTCTACCAGTAG
- a CDS encoding DEAD/DEAH box helicase produces MTRNLNQPSDPLNFWMAVEAFSPQNVPALSKSRGEIPYVADYSGHQPLPWEENSRWPASRAGFAWQHTVYVGVFDLESAWDVLQPPTVEEFNAKPSRSSVITVTVSEDGTLIPDTAVLSQCVWAAGQYVKRRQLADVFTDFAVAETKWRTNLDDLIVARGIRVGADSSEGFRTHPVAERDLTAILSHALDATDTTAVLTLESKPVAGFRIKSEQVSLKRVEPETGSDFLNSPYSADLYRLSLQPRNRGSIRQYLGLDTPTDKVDIQKNLRAVYDSVAPDLVPDGRWPSNTDYPLALSQQFAVNRVLADLNEVSGIFSVNGPPGTGKTTMLRDLIAALVTQRAAALSTFTNPSDAFVEKGTLKTSGNFPRTVHRLHDSLRGYEIVIASSNNGAVENISLEIPAKNDNVIAPQFQKDLPYFSDIATLLLSEKDSQGRWKKPQDGAWGLISAKLGNAKNKGFFLSTALYSEDANEKEGLPKVQGLYDLLKDVPTAEKVSWSDARQAFLTAQSRVHRLRDERQKLHDAFLELPILRREVSNVGAELKTFDEQCKVHQHFIEEQRTELARIRQYESARRIDLKTHIAAKPGLLEQIFTFGKTLGPWRERQVNLTEEITTHQSSIAGMEHILDDAQRTLSTIRHHHQQSKQTLEGLQRQQKRLESTKTSYRHSDSYPSAQWFDPDNRERDKTSPWLDCEYNEARSLLFLEALKLHKAFVLDQSIKMRQNLMSFQDVLKNATTPEAQPEHVRWAWEALFMLVPTATTTFASTPRMFASLQNEQLGWLFIDEAGQAAPQHAYCGIARTHRTVLVGDPLQLTPVITLPEKYQNQLLEITGTDEEWLPAANPAQVLADRSTKYGTLIQPPGSDEIWIGAPLRVHRRCDNPMFDAVNSQVYGGLMIHGEGATPRDYPIAKPELQAPPSAWFDVQTPHWNGHASPQEITKLKELLQTLKESGYDMSKILVISPFKDTETRMSMVVREAGISAKTHAGTIHKAQGKEADIVIVILGGQSGGARNWAISSPNLFNVAVSRAKRRLYIIGDHRNWSSLQYFKALAPELDIHASETNLSEIFESTTPQSPPIAAVAT; encoded by the coding sequence ATGACACGCAATTTGAATCAGCCGAGTGATCCACTGAATTTCTGGATGGCTGTGGAGGCCTTTTCCCCCCAAAATGTTCCGGCACTTTCAAAATCGCGTGGAGAAATCCCTTACGTGGCCGATTATTCAGGACATCAGCCCCTTCCCTGGGAAGAAAACTCCAGATGGCCGGCCAGCCGGGCAGGTTTCGCCTGGCAGCACACCGTCTATGTGGGTGTATTCGATCTTGAATCCGCGTGGGATGTGTTGCAACCACCGACAGTCGAGGAGTTCAACGCAAAGCCCTCGCGCAGCTCTGTCATCACAGTCACAGTTAGTGAAGACGGAACACTTATCCCAGACACTGCGGTGTTGTCCCAGTGTGTGTGGGCCGCTGGACAATATGTAAAACGCCGACAACTTGCCGACGTGTTCACTGATTTCGCTGTGGCTGAAACGAAATGGCGCACGAATCTGGATGATCTGATCGTTGCTCGAGGCATCCGTGTCGGGGCTGATTCGTCCGAGGGTTTTCGCACACATCCGGTGGCCGAAAGAGATTTGACGGCTATTCTTTCCCACGCTTTGGATGCAACAGATACCACGGCTGTTCTGACTCTTGAAAGCAAACCTGTTGCTGGCTTCCGAATCAAGAGCGAGCAGGTCTCCTTGAAGCGGGTAGAACCAGAAACTGGTTCTGACTTCCTCAATAGCCCGTACTCGGCCGACCTCTACCGGCTGTCGTTGCAGCCCCGCAATCGCGGCAGTATCCGACAATATCTTGGCCTAGATACTCCAACCGATAAGGTCGATATCCAGAAGAATCTACGAGCAGTCTACGACTCTGTTGCCCCCGATCTGGTCCCGGACGGTCGGTGGCCCAGCAACACAGACTACCCTTTAGCCCTGTCGCAACAGTTCGCAGTTAATAGGGTGCTGGCGGACTTGAACGAGGTCAGCGGCATCTTCTCTGTCAATGGCCCGCCCGGAACGGGTAAGACGACGATGTTGCGGGATCTGATCGCGGCCCTAGTGACACAACGAGCCGCAGCGCTTTCCACCTTCACCAATCCCTCGGACGCGTTCGTTGAAAAAGGTACGCTTAAAACCTCCGGCAATTTCCCGCGCACGGTCCACCGCCTCCATGACAGCTTACGAGGCTACGAGATTGTCATCGCCTCCTCCAACAATGGCGCGGTCGAGAACATCAGCCTAGAGATCCCCGCCAAGAACGACAACGTGATTGCACCCCAGTTCCAAAAAGACCTTCCATACTTCTCAGACATCGCAACTCTCCTATTGAGCGAGAAGGACAGCCAGGGGCGCTGGAAGAAGCCACAGGATGGAGCCTGGGGGTTGATCTCAGCAAAGCTAGGCAATGCCAAAAACAAAGGGTTCTTTCTCTCTACTGCTTTGTATAGCGAGGACGCCAACGAGAAGGAAGGGCTTCCGAAAGTTCAGGGTCTCTACGACCTACTGAAAGACGTCCCCACGGCCGAAAAGGTGAGCTGGAGCGATGCCCGCCAAGCGTTCCTCACAGCACAGTCAAGAGTCCACAGGCTTCGGGACGAACGCCAAAAGCTCCATGATGCTTTCCTTGAGCTACCAATCCTTCGCCGGGAAGTCAGCAACGTAGGGGCGGAACTGAAGACCTTCGATGAACAGTGCAAGGTTCACCAACATTTCATTGAAGAACAGCGCACGGAACTAGCGCGGATTCGACAATACGAAAGCGCTCGACGAATTGATCTGAAAACGCATATCGCGGCCAAACCCGGCCTGTTGGAGCAAATCTTCACGTTCGGCAAGACCTTGGGGCCCTGGCGTGAACGACAAGTCAACCTTACTGAGGAGATCACCACCCACCAGAGCTCGATCGCTGGAATGGAGCACATTTTAGATGACGCACAACGCACTCTGAGCACCATTCGCCATCATCATCAACAATCCAAACAGACTCTAGAGGGCCTCCAACGACAGCAAAAGCGGCTCGAGAGTACCAAGACTTCGTATCGTCATAGTGATTCTTACCCGTCTGCTCAGTGGTTCGACCCTGACAATAGAGAACGAGACAAAACCTCACCTTGGCTCGATTGCGAGTACAACGAAGCCCGCTCCTTGCTCTTCTTGGAAGCCCTAAAATTGCACAAGGCCTTCGTTCTGGATCAGAGCATAAAGATGCGTCAGAATCTCATGTCCTTCCAAGATGTTCTCAAGAACGCAACGACGCCCGAGGCACAGCCGGAGCACGTACGTTGGGCATGGGAAGCACTGTTTATGCTGGTACCGACGGCTACCACAACATTCGCCTCCACCCCTCGTATGTTCGCCTCTCTTCAGAACGAGCAATTGGGGTGGCTCTTTATCGATGAGGCAGGACAAGCCGCCCCACAGCACGCATACTGCGGTATCGCGCGCACACACCGCACCGTACTTGTCGGAGACCCCCTCCAGCTCACCCCCGTGATCACTCTGCCTGAGAAATACCAGAACCAGTTGTTGGAAATCACTGGAACAGACGAAGAGTGGTTGCCAGCAGCTAACCCGGCCCAAGTTCTTGCTGACCGTAGCACCAAATACGGCACTCTAATCCAGCCACCCGGGTCAGACGAAATCTGGATCGGAGCTCCCCTGCGGGTTCATCGACGCTGCGACAACCCAATGTTTGATGCAGTGAATTCCCAGGTGTACGGCGGGCTCATGATCCATGGAGAAGGAGCCACCCCCAGGGACTATCCCATCGCCAAACCCGAGCTTCAAGCCCCACCCTCAGCTTGGTTTGACGTGCAAACACCCCATTGGAACGGACACGCCTCACCCCAAGAAATCACGAAACTCAAAGAGCTGCTCCAAACACTCAAAGAGTCCGGCTATGACATGTCCAAAATCTTGGTGATCTCACCCTTCAAAGACACTGAGACGAGAATGTCGATGGTCGTCCGTGAAGCAGGGATAAGTGCGAAAACCCATGCCGGAACCATTCACAAAGCACAAGGTAAAGAAGCTGACATTGTCATTGTCATCTTGGGTGGACAATCCGGAGGAGCTCGCAACTGGGCTATCAGTTCCCCGAACTTGTTCAACGTTGCCGTGAGCCGAGCCAAACGACGCCTATACATCATAGGAGACCACCGGAATTGGTCTAGCTTGCAGTACTTCAAGGCACTCGCACCCGAGCTCGATATTCACGCTTCAGAAACGAATCTCAGCGAAATATTCGAATCAACAACACCCCAAAGCCCCCCTATTGCCGCCGTCGCTACATAG
- a CDS encoding ParB/RepB/Spo0J family partition protein, whose translation MTNTQQLEFLDPATLTLDINVRKDAELTAGFIASLKEHGVMEPVLAHRNADGVVRVLMGQRRTLGAVEAGLISIPVVVKDSPEEAERIMTQMVENIQRTELSGADEADAYKQLSLMGISAAQMAKGTGRDKAVVEDTLKASATAAGTKALHEGMTLEQALVLAEFDGDADSIEELNSVIADEPHYLDHVAQSIRDKKAAAAALEATLAELAEAGKSVVDEAGNYADSAAIYVDALTTAAGEPATDEDANAFVIQTNYRGEVSVRPVITGWEALGFVPKYKRYGQEPAQSGPMTDEQKEARKTLIANNKSMESATVVRQEWVKTLLSRKTAPKAWAYFVVHAITHHPETTQGYESHVAAAMIGAKTEGQHHPLRSHVDETTARAEFALIALICGGYEKKVLKDSWRSPYQIHKDYLEQLVTWGYTASAVEQIILDA comes from the coding sequence ATGACAAACACACAGCAGCTGGAATTCCTGGACCCGGCAACGTTGACCCTCGACATCAACGTTCGGAAAGACGCAGAGCTCACGGCAGGATTCATTGCCAGCTTGAAGGAGCACGGCGTCATGGAGCCAGTGCTTGCCCACCGCAATGCCGACGGTGTAGTTCGGGTCCTGATGGGCCAACGCCGCACCTTGGGTGCTGTCGAGGCCGGGCTGATCTCGATCCCTGTGGTGGTGAAGGATTCCCCTGAAGAGGCAGAACGGATCATGACCCAGATGGTGGAGAACATCCAGCGCACTGAGTTGAGCGGGGCGGATGAGGCGGACGCTTACAAGCAGCTGTCTTTGATGGGGATTAGCGCAGCCCAGATGGCCAAAGGTACGGGGCGAGACAAAGCAGTTGTCGAGGACACCCTGAAGGCCAGTGCAACGGCCGCCGGTACCAAGGCCCTGCACGAAGGGATGACTCTTGAGCAGGCGTTGGTACTTGCAGAGTTCGACGGCGACGCCGATTCCATTGAGGAATTGAACAGCGTGATCGCCGACGAGCCGCACTACCTCGATCATGTGGCCCAGAGCATTCGTGACAAGAAAGCCGCTGCAGCCGCTTTGGAAGCCACGCTGGCGGAACTTGCCGAAGCTGGTAAATCAGTGGTGGATGAAGCAGGGAACTACGCCGATTCGGCCGCCATCTATGTCGATGCTCTCACCACTGCTGCTGGGGAACCGGCCACCGATGAAGATGCCAATGCCTTTGTGATCCAGACCAACTACCGGGGCGAAGTTTCTGTCCGACCCGTCATTACTGGTTGGGAAGCTCTGGGATTCGTGCCCAAGTACAAACGCTATGGTCAGGAACCGGCCCAGTCAGGCCCCATGACTGATGAGCAGAAAGAGGCACGCAAGACACTTATTGCCAACAACAAATCCATGGAGTCAGCCACCGTGGTTCGCCAGGAATGGGTGAAGACCTTGCTCAGCCGCAAAACAGCCCCGAAGGCATGGGCATATTTCGTGGTTCACGCCATCACCCACCATCCTGAAACCACTCAAGGCTACGAGAGTCACGTGGCAGCGGCCATGATCGGCGCCAAAACTGAGGGCCAGCACCACCCGCTCCGGTCTCACGTGGACGAGACCACAGCACGCGCCGAGTTCGCTCTCATCGCCTTGATCTGTGGGGGATACGAGAAGAAAGTCCTCAAGGACTCGTGGCGTAGTCCCTACCAAATCCACAAGGACTACCTCGAGCAGCTCGTGACTTGGGGATACACCGCCAGCGCTGTTGAGCAGATCATCCTCGACGCCTAA